A single window of Nakaseomyces glabratus chromosome G, complete sequence DNA harbors:
- the LCB1 gene encoding serine C-palmitoyltransferase LCB1 (CAGL0G00440g~Ortholog(s) have endoplasmic reticulum localization) yields the protein MDAPRVSISSVLPQYVPVPVFLSTSFAYICFFVNDVSAKIPGGAYVISYIKKSHRDDPYRTAIELGLLIYALVYYFSKPQHKKGLQASKPNLSAQEVEAMIEEWEPEPMVDDSLTEFQNWRLDKIPVMKDSGVETRVTFTRSNGKETFENVLNMSTNNFLQLSKTERVVNTAKTTIKNYGVGACGPAGFYGNQDVHYHLEYELAKFFGTDSAVLYGQDFCVAASVIPAFTKRGDILVADNDVSLAVQNALQLSRSTVYYYEHNNMESLENLLAELTEAEKKDKPPAIPRKFIVTEAIFTNTGDIAPLPELTKLKRKYKFRLFVDETLSLGVLGASGRGLPEHFNMDRARSIDITVGSLANALGSSGGFVLGDHVMSQHQHIGSNAYCFSASLPAYTTTTATETLKMLAEDNSAVQKVHGLSRQLFDFFNNDKDLMAYVQVKSSVHSPILHLELLDDFRMDKFGYNKDQLFQIVSSLQKKCITNKYIEPYENEEKFLQEIVDFVLEKYNILITRNTIVLKSESVPIVPSLKISCTANMSSSEVEQACHAVKEALLNYCN from the coding sequence ATGGATGCTCCAAGAGTCAGCATCTCAAGCGTGCTTCCACAATATGTCCCTGTTCCTGTGTTCCTAAGCACATCATTTGCATAcatttgtttctttgttaACGATGTGTCTGCGAAGATTCCAGGTGGTGCTTATGTCATATCATATATTAAGAAATCTCATCGTGATGATCCCTATAGAACGGCTATAGAATTGGGTTTGCTGATATATGCACTGGTGTACTATTTTTCGAAACCGCAACATAAAAAAGGATTACAAGCTAGCAAGCCAAACTTATCAGCCCAAGAAGTGGAGGCTATGATTGAAGAATGGGAACCTGAGCCTATGGTTGATGATTCATTGActgaatttcaaaattggaGACTAGACAAAATCCCAGTCATGAAAGATTCTGGTGTTGAAACTCGTGTCACTTTTACAAGAAGCAATGGCAAAGAAACTTTTGAGAATGTCCTAAATATGAGTACGAATAACTTCTTACAATTGTCGAAAACTGAAAGAGTAGTTAATACCGCCAAGACCACCATTAAAAATTACGGTGTAGGTGCTTGTGGTCCAGCTGGTTTTTACGGTAATCAAGATGTACATTACCACTTGGAATATGAGTTAGCTAAGTTTTTTGGAACCGATAGTGCTGTACTGTATGGTCAAGATTTTTGTGTTGCAGCCTCTGTTATTCCTGCATTCACAAAACGTGGTGATATATTAGTAGCAGATAACGATGTATCATTAGCGGTTCAAAATGCCTTACAATTAAGCAGATCTACTGTTTACTACTATGAACATAACAACATGGAATCATTGGAAAACCTTCTAGCCGAACTCACTGAAGCTGAGAAAAAAGATAAGCCACCTGCTATTCCTAGAAAGTTTATTGTAACTGAAGCAATCTTCACTAATACTGGTGATATTGCACCACTACCAGAACtaacaaaattaaagaGAAAGTATAAGTTTAGGTTATTTGTTGACGAAACCCTCTCCCTTGGTGTCTTGGGTGCTTCAGGTCGTGGCTTACCAGAGCATTTTAACATGGACCGTGCTCGCTCTATTGATATAACCGTTGGCTCTCTTGCAAATGCACTTGGTTCTTCAGGAGGCTTTGTGCTAGGTGATCATGTTATGTCTCAGCATCAACATATTGGTTCCAATGCCTACTGTTTCTCTGCCTCTTTACCAGCTTATACCACTACAACCGCGACAGAAACTCTGAAGATGTTAGCTGAAGATAATTCAGCAGTTCAGAAAGTACACGGACTCAGTCGTCAAttgtttgatttcttcaacaacGATAAAGATCTGATGGCTTATGTACAGGTGAAATCCAGTGTCCACTCCCCTATTTTGCATTTGGAGTTGTTGGATGATTTCAGAATGGACAAGTTCGGTTATAACAAAGATCAACTTTTCCAAATTGTAAGCTcattacaaaaaaaatgtattacAAATAAGTATATTGAGCCATATGAAAACGAAGAGAAGTTCTTACAAGAAATTGTGGATTTTGTATTGGAGAAGTACAACATTCTCATCACCAGAAACACCATTGTGTTGAAGTCAGAAAGCGTCCCTATTGTGCCCAGCTTAAAAATATCTTGCACAGCCAATATGTCCTCCAGTGAAGTGGAACAAGCATGTCATGCTGTTAAAGAAGCACTGTTGAATTACTGCAACTAA
- a CDS encoding uncharacterized protein (CAGL0G00462g~Ortholog of S. cerevisiae : YGR273C and Saccharomyces cerevisiae S288C : YGR273C) codes for MSKEATIYKGNQTQKDQSKRDKKGKKKLRLKVNDSVLGAVQEAQPFEEAADQFKKPGAYYGITKNEVINDVFGCQIQDPDRSNPTRKTDERPLDTIRGFQYSITGDSRILTQLETPIYGFQMRPDFNFNDIATAQKYNQEVHSSEIRKPEIIEYISDEESLESPSKWSWLFLKKPERIHK; via the coding sequence ATGAGTAAAGAAGCCACCATATATAAAGGTAATCAGACACAAAAGGATCAATCTAAGAGGGACAAGAAAGGTAAAAAGAAACTCAGATTAAAAGTTAATGATTCCGTTCTTGGAGCTGTACAAGAAGCACAGCCTTTTGAGGAAGCTGCTGACCAATTCAAAAAACCTGGTGCTTACTATGGAATTACCAAAAATGAAGTTATAAATGATGTCTTTGGTTGTCAAATTCAAGATCCTGATCGCTCTAACCCAACTAGAAAAACAGATGAGCGTCCACTCGATACTATCCGCGGGTTTCAATATTCTATAACAGGGGATTCTAGGATACTAACTCAATTAGAAACCCCAATATACGGATTTCAGATGAGGCCAgattttaatttcaatgataTAGCCACTGCACAGAAATATAACCAAGAAGTTCATTCATCTGAGATTAGAAAGCCTGAAATAATAGAATATATATCAGATGAGGAGTCACTGGAGTCACCATCAAAATGGAGCTGGTTGTTCCTCAAGAAACCAGAAAGAATACACAAGTAA